In a single window of the Acinetobacter sp. CS-2 genome:
- a CDS encoding TonB-dependent receptor plug domain-containing protein: MKRIQPRWQWSTLSCALFSFISPSWAADTISDATTNSTVAQTAPVQTLATLKFQATPAQAKDPDISAVAKTIVTREEMLQFGDQSMNDALRRAAGFQMPTPGQGPRGGGGASAMRFRGGGAPVFLINGEPVQGGPRGGMSVVDSITPDMIERIEITKQPSVVQASVASSAVINIILKHPLDHARISGTIRAGYGLAKSDQKEEERKNISVQADGRDNAWLYSLSANQMWNDTTSITQTQNSSQTSEQKRITERKSQMLAPRVEYELDDQQKLVAELFYRNNESDGSRGDQTQNDKNDSIRLNTRYERKDKDNSDKIRLSVEQQNETESTRSPLFSSYTDETIHEYGVAYDGVRKFDNTRQLKFGTDIRSSELESNITDTLDEQRYALYTEGSWKFTDRQTVTLGARQEWIHRSGLVDYSDSHLSPVLAHRFDFDDHWSLQSNISQAFRSPKTDQLLPTVSVSTDSDAGSLNNPDRGGNPNLRPEKITAFESTLGYNTPSGGVNITAYQREIEDYIEKVIRQEGSRFVERPQNQDNATTYGVEIAARYALKQTENGHALMLNGQLSTVRAKIEETNHQQCLASDVAPYTASAGLSYNYQPWRLSSSVNLNYVPEFTRALDNLPYDRTSNERVNVDISVSKRFDDGWATTLSARNILSTDYKERLTNQSDGSLYESRVNQAIPSVLLSVEKKF, encoded by the coding sequence ATGAAACGCATACAACCGCGTTGGCAATGGAGCACCCTGAGTTGTGCACTGTTTAGTTTTATCTCCCCAAGCTGGGCGGCTGACACGATTAGCGATGCCACAACAAACAGCACGGTTGCTCAAACAGCCCCGGTACAGACACTGGCAACCCTAAAATTTCAAGCAACGCCCGCCCAAGCCAAAGACCCGGATATCAGTGCGGTGGCGAAAACTATTGTCACGCGTGAAGAAATGCTGCAATTTGGTGATCAATCCATGAATGATGCCTTACGCCGTGCCGCCGGTTTTCAGATGCCCACACCGGGACAAGGTCCACGTGGGGGTGGCGGTGCTTCAGCTATGCGTTTTCGTGGCGGTGGTGCCCCGGTATTTTTAATCAATGGTGAACCGGTTCAAGGTGGCCCACGCGGTGGCATGTCGGTTGTTGACAGCATCACGCCAGACATGATCGAACGGATTGAAATTACCAAACAGCCAAGTGTCGTTCAGGCTTCTGTGGCCTCTTCCGCCGTCATCAATATTATTCTGAAACACCCCCTGGATCATGCCCGCATCAGCGGAACTATCCGTGCAGGATATGGTTTGGCAAAATCTGACCAAAAAGAAGAGGAACGTAAAAATATCAGTGTTCAGGCTGATGGCCGGGATAATGCCTGGTTATACAGCCTGTCTGCCAACCAGATGTGGAATGACACCACTTCGATCACCCAGACCCAAAACAGCAGCCAAACAAGCGAACAAAAGCGTATTACCGAACGCAAGTCGCAAATGCTGGCACCCCGTGTTGAATATGAACTGGATGACCAGCAAAAACTGGTTGCCGAACTGTTCTATCGCAATAATGAAAGTGACGGCAGCCGTGGCGATCAGACGCAAAATGACAAGAATGACAGCATCCGTTTAAATACCCGTTATGAACGTAAAGACAAGGATAATTCCGACAAAATTCGTCTTTCAGTCGAACAGCAGAACGAAACCGAATCGACCCGGTCACCGCTCTTCAGCAGCTATACCGATGAAACCATCCATGAGTATGGTGTGGCTTATGATGGTGTGCGTAAATTTGATAACACCCGACAACTGAAGTTTGGTACGGATATTCGCTCGAGTGAACTTGAGAGTAATATTACCGATACACTCGATGAACAGCGTTATGCGCTCTACACCGAAGGCAGCTGGAAGTTTACAGACCGGCAAACCGTGACTTTAGGTGCCCGTCAAGAATGGATTCATCGTTCAGGACTTGTGGATTATAGTGACAGTCACTTAAGTCCAGTCTTGGCACATCGTTTTGACTTTGATGATCACTGGTCATTACAAAGCAATATCAGCCAGGCATTCCGCAGTCCTAAAACCGACCAGCTGTTACCTACGGTTTCTGTTTCTACCGATAGCGATGCCGGTAGCCTGAACAATCCGGATCGTGGCGGAAACCCTAATTTACGTCCGGAAAAAATAACCGCCTTTGAATCCACTTTGGGGTATAACACCCCGTCAGGTGGCGTCAACATCACGGCATACCAACGTGAAATTGAAGATTACATTGAGAAAGTGATTCGTCAGGAAGGCTCGCGTTTTGTAGAACGCCCACAAAACCAGGACAATGCCACCACCTATGGGGTTGAAATTGCTGCTCGTTATGCCTTAAAGCAAACTGAAAATGGGCATGCATTGATGTTGAATGGTCAACTGTCTACCGTACGGGCAAAAATTGAAGAGACCAATCATCAGCAATGTTTAGCCAGTGATGTGGCACCTTATACAGCCAGTGCCGGTTTATCTTATAACTATCAGCCCTGGCGTCTTTCCAGCAGTGTCAATCTGAACTATGTTCCTGAATTTACCCGGGCCCTGGATAACCTGCCCTATGACCGTACCAGCAATGAACGGGTCAATGTCGATATCAGTGTGAGCAAACGCTTTGATGATGGCTGGGCAACGACCCTGAGTGCACGCAATATCTTGAGTACAGATTATAAAGAGCGTTTAACCAATCAATCTGATGGCAGCCTGTATGAATCACGGGTGAATCAGGCCATTCCAAGTGTACTCCTCAGTGTAGAAAAAAAATTCTAA
- a CDS encoding ANTAR domain-containing response regulator → MPKLKIALIDDDQDRAHYIQASLIEHNFEVVACLSADHLSMFRLEQLHADVILLDMDHPHRDIIESCVSQFDLPTVLFTKNSHKDTIKNAIDAGVTAYIVDGIDPSKLDSILEISIEQFKKHKKLLGDLEDTKNKLADRKDVEKAKVLMMQLHHLTEDQAFQLLRKNAMSHRMTIGEMARRLLDAQQLLQSQLKD, encoded by the coding sequence ATGCCAAAACTCAAAATCGCACTGATTGATGACGATCAAGACCGTGCCCATTACATTCAAGCCTCCCTGATCGAACACAATTTCGAGGTCGTGGCCTGCCTCAGCGCGGATCATTTAAGCATGTTCCGCCTCGAACAGTTGCATGCCGACGTGATTTTGCTGGATATGGATCATCCCCATCGTGACATCATTGAAAGCTGTGTCAGCCAGTTCGATCTGCCGACAGTACTGTTCACTAAAAACAGCCACAAAGACACGATCAAAAACGCCATTGATGCCGGGGTTACGGCGTATATTGTCGATGGCATTGACCCATCCAAACTGGACAGCATTTTAGAAATCTCGATTGAACAGTTTAAAAAACATAAAAAATTGCTCGGCGATCTGGAAGACACCAAAAATAAGCTAGCCGACCGTAAAGATGTGGAGAAAGCCAAAGTATTGATGATGCAATTGCACCATCTTACTGAAGATCAAGCCTTTCAGTTACTGCGTAAAAATGCCATGAGCCACCGTATGACCATTGGCGAAATGGCACGGCGTTTACTGGATGCACAGCAACTACTACAAAGCCAATTGAAGGATTAA
- a CDS encoding ABC transporter substrate-binding protein codes for MPDLEKTQIQFGYIPLLDCVAILWAKQRGFFEEAGLEVTLVKEASWASLRDRLAFGFLDAAHCLSAMLPAAALGEDQLGIPLQTALVLSYNRAFISLSQKLCFDLNISSQDSAQQSAQKIVSALQAQKKIQFAHVFKQSIHHYCLREWLALANPEIARNIKLATLPPPYMVQALANQVIDGFCVGEPWNSQAELLGIGQIVASSQDIIPQVADKVLAVTCDWAMQHPNTHQALTQAIQKAQQELKDLQDYADVWQMLTEFNIVQFQCSDSIHVQKFHSIQNIIRNFVDETSVPKVDDFKWLTQKMLKWDNPIHLNDAVIENISQNCILSLTK; via the coding sequence ATGCCAGATTTAGAAAAAACTCAAATCCAGTTCGGCTATATTCCTCTGCTGGATTGTGTGGCCATTCTTTGGGCCAAGCAGCGTGGTTTTTTTGAGGAAGCGGGTTTAGAGGTCACGCTGGTGAAGGAAGCATCTTGGGCCAGCTTAAGAGACCGGTTGGCTTTTGGTTTTTTAGATGCTGCACATTGCCTGTCTGCCATGCTGCCTGCCGCAGCACTTGGTGAAGACCAGCTCGGTATTCCACTCCAGACTGCCCTGGTATTAAGTTATAACCGTGCCTTTATTAGTTTGAGTCAAAAACTGTGCTTTGATCTGAACATTTCCAGTCAGGACAGCGCACAACAATCTGCACAAAAAATCGTCTCTGCCCTACAAGCGCAAAAAAAGATTCAATTTGCCCATGTCTTTAAGCAGTCGATTCATCATTATTGTCTCAGAGAATGGCTCGCCCTTGCCAATCCTGAAATTGCACGAAATATAAAACTGGCCACGCTTCCCCCACCCTATATGGTGCAGGCATTAGCCAATCAGGTCATTGATGGTTTTTGTGTCGGTGAACCCTGGAACAGCCAGGCTGAACTACTGGGAATCGGTCAAATTGTCGCTTCCAGTCAGGACATTATTCCCCAAGTGGCAGATAAGGTTTTGGCAGTCACCTGTGATTGGGCAATGCAACATCCAAACACGCATCAGGCTTTAACGCAGGCCATTCAAAAAGCCCAGCAAGAACTGAAAGATTTACAGGACTATGCTGACGTTTGGCAAATGCTGACCGAGTTCAATATTGTGCAATTTCAATGCTCAGACAGCATTCATGTACAAAAATTCCACTCCATTCAAAATATTATCCGCAATTTTGTCGATGAGACATCTGTGCCAAAGGTAGATGATTTTAAATGGCTGACCCAAAAAATGCTGAAATGGGATAACCCAATTCACTTGAATGATGCGGTGATTGAAAACATCAGCCAAAACTGTATTTTATCTTTGACGAAATAA
- a CDS encoding alpha/beta hydrolase has protein sequence MSNGNTAPLYQRDILGPGYEQATLNFPDDYEGQVTATLVRKKADQTTSKAVLYIHGFIDYFFQTEMAEQFNQHGFDFYALDLRKYGRSILPHQKYYNVREIAEYDAEITEALNIIGAEGHDAILLSGHSTGGLTTTLYAAHHPEHPLIKALWVNSPFYDFNMNPIKKKLGIPNLSRVGKVCPDLKFPSELNKWYVPSLHKNLHGEWDFNLDWKPQSYPLVRLSFVRAIFEAQKEIHQGVSLTVPALVMHSDQSKNPKKWHQYAQSSDVILDVKHIDKYAKKIQGDVTIAKIKNGLHDLVLSEKSVRERVYQQLFEWLEIKGL, from the coding sequence ATGAGCAATGGTAACACCGCCCCACTTTATCAACGTGATATCTTAGGCCCAGGTTATGAACAGGCCACTTTAAATTTCCCGGATGATTACGAAGGTCAGGTTACAGCGACCTTAGTCAGAAAAAAAGCCGACCAAACCACATCCAAAGCTGTGTTATATATTCATGGCTTTATTGATTATTTCTTCCAGACGGAAATGGCAGAACAGTTCAACCAGCATGGTTTTGACTTTTATGCACTCGATTTACGTAAATATGGCCGTTCCATTCTGCCGCATCAAAAATATTATAATGTGCGTGAAATTGCCGAATACGATGCCGAAATTACCGAAGCCTTAAACATTATAGGCGCAGAAGGCCATGATGCCATTTTACTCAGTGGCCATTCTACCGGTGGCTTAACCACCACACTGTATGCGGCACATCATCCAGAGCATCCTTTAATTAAGGCACTGTGGGTCAATAGTCCGTTTTATGATTTCAATATGAACCCGATCAAGAAAAAATTGGGCATTCCCAATTTAAGCCGGGTGGGTAAGGTTTGCCCGGATTTAAAATTTCCCAGTGAGCTGAACAAATGGTATGTTCCCAGTCTGCATAAAAACCTGCATGGTGAATGGGACTTTAATCTGGACTGGAAACCGCAATCTTATCCTCTGGTTCGATTGAGTTTTGTTCGGGCCATTTTTGAAGCACAGAAAGAAATTCATCAGGGAGTCAGCTTAACGGTACCTGCTTTGGTAATGCATTCCGATCAAAGCAAAAATCCAAAAAAATGGCATCAATATGCACAAAGCAGTGACGTGATTCTAGATGTCAAACATATCGACAAATATGCCAAAAAAATCCAAGGTGATGTCACCATTGCTAAAATCAAGAATGGCTTACATGATCTGGTCTTGTCGGAAAAATCTGTGCGTGAGCGGGTTTATCAGCAGCTGTTTGAATGGCTAGAAATTAAAGGGCTGTAA
- the mdh gene encoding iron-dependent methanol dehydrogenase, with translation MAFKNIADQTNGFYIPCVSLFGPGCAKEIGTKAQNLGAKKALIVTDAGLFKFGVADTISNYLKDAGVDSHIFPGAEPNPTDINVHNGVQAYNKQGCDFIVSLGGGSSHDCAKGIGLVTAGGGHIRDYEGIDKSTVPMTPLIAINTTAGTASEMTRFCIITNTDTHVKMAIVDWRCTPLIAIDDPKLMIAKPASLTAATGMDALTHAVEAYVSTAANPITDACAEKAITMISEWLSPAVANGENLEARDAMSYAQYLAGMAFNNASLGYVHAMAHQLGGFYNLPHGVCNAILLPHVSEFNLIACPDRYAKIAQLMGVNTEGLTVTEAAFEAINAIRQLSASIGIPSGLAELGVKEADLAIMAENAQKDACMLTNPRKANHAQVVDIFKAALKPNASVVDFKAAM, from the coding sequence ATGGCTTTTAAAAATATTGCAGATCAAACCAACGGTTTTTATATTCCCTGTGTTTCACTTTTTGGCCCAGGCTGTGCCAAAGAAATTGGAACTAAAGCGCAAAATCTAGGTGCCAAGAAGGCCTTGATTGTGACTGATGCAGGTTTATTCAAATTTGGTGTCGCAGATACTATTTCAAACTATTTAAAAGATGCTGGCGTTGACAGTCATATTTTCCCGGGTGCAGAACCAAACCCAACCGACATTAACGTACATAACGGCGTTCAAGCCTATAATAAACAGGGTTGTGATTTTATTGTTTCTTTAGGCGGTGGTTCATCACATGACTGTGCTAAAGGTATCGGCCTGGTGACAGCGGGTGGCGGTCATATTCGTGACTACGAAGGGATCGATAAAAGCACTGTACCAATGACACCGCTGATTGCGATCAATACCACGGCAGGTACGGCTTCAGAAATGACCCGTTTCTGTATTATTACCAATACCGATACCCATGTAAAAATGGCTATTGTTGACTGGCGCTGTACCCCGCTGATTGCCATCGACGATCCTAAACTGATGATTGCCAAACCAGCCAGTTTAACTGCGGCAACCGGTATGGATGCATTGACTCACGCTGTTGAAGCCTATGTATCAACTGCAGCCAATCCAATTACTGATGCCTGTGCCGAAAAAGCAATTACCATGATTAGCGAATGGCTTAGCCCGGCTGTTGCCAATGGTGAAAACCTGGAAGCACGTGATGCCATGAGCTATGCACAGTATCTTGCAGGTATGGCTTTTAACAATGCATCTTTAGGTTATGTTCATGCCATGGCGCATCAGCTGGGCGGTTTCTACAATCTGCCACACGGCGTTTGTAATGCCATTCTGCTTCCGCATGTATCTGAATTTAACCTGATCGCCTGCCCGGATCGCTATGCGAAAATTGCACAGTTAATGGGAGTCAACACTGAAGGCCTGACGGTAACTGAAGCTGCATTTGAAGCCATCAATGCCATTCGTCAACTTTCTGCTTCTATTGGTATTCCATCCGGTTTAGCTGAACTGGGTGTCAAAGAAGCTGATCTGGCCATCATGGCAGAAAATGCGCAAAAAGATGCCTGCATGCTGACCAACCCACGTAAAGCTAACCATGCTCAAGTGGTCGATATCTTTAAGGCAGCATTGAAACCTAATGCATCGGTAGTCGATTTTAAAGCAGCAATGTAA